The DNA region GCTGCTGCCAAGATTGCCGAGTTGTGCTTCGGTCACGGTGGTGCCGCCTACGCTAATGCTGGCGAGGCCCGGGGTGCTGACACTGAAGCTACCTGCCGTCGCGCCTGCGGTCTCAGGCAAGGTGCTGTCGCCAGCCGCAAGGCCGTTGGTGTCAGGATACTGACGCTAGGCGCCATCGGTGTTGCCGTTAATGGTGATGTTGAGCACGGCTGTCGTTGTCGTGCCGTCGCCATCGGTCAGCGTGTAGGTGTAGCTGTCGATCAAGGTTTGACCGTTGTTGAGCGCGTTCACCGCTGGGTTGGCGTTGTTCAGTGTGTAGCTGTAAGTGCCGTCGCTGTTCAACACCAGACTGCCGTACGTTAGGTTGCACTGTAGGCGCTGATCGGGTCGCGTTGCTGTCTGCACCGACCGTGTCGTTGCTGAGCACTGTGCCGCTCACCGTGTTCGGGCGGCGTCTTCTGTGATGCTTGTCGTTCACCGCCACAGTATTTCATCTTGCGATTAATAACATCTGCAAAACTATTGCCGACAATGCTGTATCAATAGGAGTTGCAGAGCCAAATTCATAAGCAAATCTAAAATTATTAAGATCGTCGTTAATTCTCAGAAGATCAACAAACCCAAAACCATAGCTATTAGAAGAGCCACCAGGACCTGCGGCAGTTTCTTCCAACACCTCACTAATATCTTTACCCTCTTCAATCGCTTTAACAACAGTATCTATCGTGGCCACATTCACCGAACTATCCAGAGATGCAGGCACAAAGGCCTCAACAAGCTCATCTGCAAAAGCGATCAACTGCTCAGCCCGATATGGATTACTTGACCGTTGGCCAACTGCAACTCCACCTCAACACCTGCACCAGTTTTAATGGTATCCGCAGTTTGAATGTTGTCACCTAATCTCAAGTCACGCTGATTACCGTTATTTGAAATTAATGTCGCAGTACCTGTGATTGCGATGATTTTGCCGATTAATGCCATGTTAATATCCTAAGAAATATTAGAGCTTACGGTTAAGCTTTTATGCGTTACTTAACATTAAACACCTTGAAATAGCGAAAGCATATTGTACCAATGGCCAATATGTCAC from Methylotenera sp. L2L1 includes:
- a CDS encoding VCBS domain-containing protein, translating into MQTATRPDQRLQCNLTYGSLVLNSDGTYSYTLNNANPAVNALNNGQTLIDSYTYTLTDGDGTTTTAVLNITINGNTDGA